One genomic region from Ornithinimicrobium flavum encodes:
- a CDS encoding helix-turn-helix domain-containing protein, translated as MLSVLAGEVSIAEAARKEKVSEQSIGRWKADFLEAGRTALASGRTGPSTREEQLEAEVTELTTALGEAHLQARVWKKSAEGRLGPSRTSR; from the coding sequence GTGCTCAGCGTTCTGGCTGGCGAGGTCTCGATCGCCGAGGCGGCGCGCAAGGAGAAGGTGTCCGAGCAGTCGATCGGCCGTTGGAAGGCTGACTTCCTCGAAGCGGGACGGACCGCGCTGGCCTCGGGCCGGACCGGGCCCTCGACCCGGGAGGAGCAGCTGGAGGCGGAGGTCACCGAGCTGACCACCGCGCTGGGAGAGGCGCACCTGCAGGCGCGGGTGTGGAAGAAGAGCGCGGAGGGCCGGCTGGGCCCTTCGAGGACCTCGAGGTAA
- a CDS encoding ferredoxin--NADP reductase: protein MRLRRRRRVFTTALTGRRQVAENTLEVSFARPDGFVFDAGQHVQVRAPRLLHRDVRGGSRVFSIVSSSWDEEKVSIAFRETGSGFKRTLRELDLGSELQIEGPHGFSTLPRDPARPVALLAGGIGVTPFVSMLRSLDSRADGGPPITLLYANRNARSAAFLGELDEMARGNARLTLCKRFGLLDESFIRKKVDDLECTWYVAGPPMMVDAARSALHVLGVDASRVHVEEFVGY, encoded by the coding sequence GTGAGGCTGCGACGACGGCGGCGAGTCTTCACCACCGCGCTGACGGGCCGTAGACAGGTTGCGGAGAACACCCTGGAGGTGTCGTTCGCGCGGCCGGACGGTTTTGTCTTCGATGCCGGACAGCACGTGCAGGTCCGGGCGCCGAGGCTGCTGCACCGAGACGTCAGGGGAGGATCGCGCGTGTTCTCGATCGTCTCCTCGTCCTGGGATGAGGAGAAAGTCTCGATCGCTTTCCGGGAGACCGGCAGCGGGTTCAAGCGGACACTGCGCGAGCTCGACCTTGGGTCTGAGCTGCAGATCGAGGGGCCGCACGGGTTCTCCACGCTGCCACGCGACCCGGCGCGGCCGGTGGCGCTGTTGGCCGGAGGCATCGGTGTCACGCCCTTTGTCAGCATGCTGCGGTCCCTGGACAGCCGTGCCGACGGTGGGCCGCCGATCACTCTGCTGTACGCCAACAGGAACGCCCGGTCTGCCGCATTCCTCGGCGAGCTCGACGAGATGGCGCGCGGCAACGCCCGGCTGACGCTGTGCAAGCGGTTCGGTCTCCTCGACGAGTCATTCATCCGCAAGAAGGTCGATGACCTGGAGTGCACGTGGTACGTTGCCGGGCCGCCGATGATGGTCGACGCCGCCCGTAGCGCCCTGCACGTCCTGGGGGTGGACGCCTCCAGGGTGCACGTCGAGGAGTTCGTCGGGTACTGA
- a CDS encoding ferric reductase-like transmembrane domain-containing protein, with the protein MLRHLLVGGLAGLAVYGGWEANGEWDPEMRLWKSFGVGAAALIWFVALVGPAARLWPALTRLVSWRREAGVWFTLVVLVHFVLVWDGWARWSVRELLGFQYVPELDAYLRFEPGFGLANLMGLVALLFALVLASTSFDRAVSFLGISSWKWLHSFSYVIFYTMALHTLYFAFMHYTPSPYRVLMGLPTAYPENILRFAYVVMVLSVMGAQAAAFVKTVRQRRAVGR; encoded by the coding sequence GTGCTGCGCCATCTCCTCGTCGGAGGGCTCGCTGGGTTGGCGGTGTACGGGGGCTGGGAGGCGAACGGCGAGTGGGACCCCGAGATGCGCCTGTGGAAGTCATTCGGCGTAGGCGCCGCCGCGCTCATCTGGTTCGTCGCGCTCGTGGGGCCGGCCGCGCGGCTGTGGCCGGCGTTGACACGGCTCGTCAGCTGGCGGCGGGAGGCCGGGGTCTGGTTCACCCTGGTGGTGCTCGTGCACTTCGTCCTCGTCTGGGACGGCTGGGCGCGGTGGTCCGTCCGGGAGCTGCTGGGGTTCCAGTACGTGCCCGAGCTGGACGCCTACCTGCGCTTCGAGCCAGGATTCGGGCTCGCCAACCTCATGGGTCTCGTAGCGCTGCTGTTCGCGCTCGTCCTGGCATCGACGTCGTTCGACCGGGCGGTCAGCTTCCTGGGGATCTCGTCATGGAAGTGGCTGCACAGCTTCTCGTACGTCATCTTCTACACCATGGCTCTGCACACCTTGTACTTCGCGTTCATGCACTACACGCCGTCCCCGTACCGAGTCCTGATGGGGTTGCCGACAGCCTACCCGGAGAACATCCTGCGCTTCGCCTACGTCGTGATGGTGCTGTCGGTCATGGGGGCGCAGGCCGCCGCCTTCGTGAAGACGGTCCGCCAGCGGCGCGCGGTGGGAAGGTAG
- a CDS encoding ExeA family protein, whose translation MSIQRLQSHWGFTTMPFGRALAPSMLHRHGGHAEAVARIGWCIDQHALGVITGEVGAGKTVAVRAATAALDVSRHVVIYLPNPSVGVRGMLHHVVSALGQVPSFYTATLVPQAADALAAEHAERGRTPVVIFDEAHLLDNAQMEAVRMLTNHDMDSGAPFAALLVGQPTLRQRLRLGVLAALDQRIGVRYALAGMDATETGEYITHHLKLAGRADTLFSADAITLVHNASRGYPRAINNLAVNALTAAFARDSAIVDEKAARIAISETGAD comes from the coding sequence GTGAGCATCCAGCGCCTGCAGTCGCACTGGGGCTTCACGACCATGCCCTTCGGCCGGGCCCTGGCCCCCTCGATGCTGCACCGCCACGGCGGGCACGCCGAAGCCGTGGCCCGGATCGGCTGGTGCATCGACCAGCACGCCCTGGGCGTGATCACCGGCGAGGTCGGCGCCGGCAAGACCGTCGCCGTCCGCGCCGCGACCGCAGCGCTCGATGTCTCCCGACACGTGGTCATCTACCTGCCCAACCCCTCGGTCGGGGTCCGCGGCATGCTGCACCACGTCGTCTCCGCGCTCGGACAGGTCCCCAGCTTCTACACCGCGACCCTGGTCCCCCAGGCCGCCGACGCCCTGGCCGCCGAGCACGCCGAACGCGGCCGCACCCCGGTCGTCATCTTCGACGAGGCCCACCTGCTGGACAACGCCCAGATGGAAGCGGTGCGCATGCTGACGAACCACGACATGGACTCCGGCGCCCCGTTCGCCGCGCTCCTGGTCGGACAGCCCACCCTGCGCCAACGGCTCCGGCTCGGGGTGCTCGCCGCCCTGGACCAGCGGATCGGCGTCCGCTACGCCCTGGCCGGAATGGACGCCACAGAGACCGGGGAGTACATCACCCACCACCTCAAGCTCGCCGGACGCGCCGACACCCTGTTCAGCGCCGACGCGATCACCCTGGTCCACAACGCCTCACGTGGCTACCCCCGCGCGATCAACAACCTCGCCGTCAACGCCCTCACCGCCGCGTTCGCACGAGACAGCGCCATCGTCGACGAGAAGGCCGCTCGCATCGCGATCTCCGAAACCGGTGCCGACTGA
- a CDS encoding DDE-type integrase/transposase/recombinase: protein MSTPEQDDVKRRQRAQQVALFRYQLICPALDPELSTKARGRIVRAIAARSHAGPFGGTHQYSRDSLDRWIRRYRAGGFDALVPSIRQPGSRIDTAVLELAVALKRENPARTAAQVARILRASSGYSPSESTLLRLFHRRELMGPATGATGEVFGRFEAPAPNERWVGDALHGPRVGGRKTYLFAFLDDHSRLVTGYRFGFAEDTVRLAAALEPALAARGVPGSVYVDNGSAYVDAWLLRACGKLGIRLTHSTPHRPQGRGKIERFFRTVREQFLVEVAESSAADLAERGLSPAAALLELNALFTAWVESVYHHQVHSETGQTPLARWNDGWQAAGHGPSMPAAEALTEAFLWSELRTVTKTATVSLHGNTYQVEAALVGRKVELVFSPFNLEDIEVRHGGRSYGPAVPHVITRHAHPKVRPETPEPVPAPATGIAYLQLVAQSHHAQVAADEKIGFHALYSTGPEAAPAQQVPGQMSIDDLTEEVEQDQEVSR from the coding sequence GTGAGCACACCCGAGCAGGACGACGTCAAGCGCAGGCAGCGGGCTCAGCAGGTGGCGCTGTTCCGCTACCAGTTGATCTGCCCTGCCCTGGACCCGGAGCTGTCGACCAAGGCCCGGGGCCGGATCGTGCGGGCGATCGCTGCCCGCTCCCACGCCGGCCCGTTCGGCGGGACCCACCAGTACTCCCGCGACAGCCTGGACCGGTGGATTCGCCGCTACCGGGCTGGCGGGTTCGATGCGTTGGTGCCTTCGATCCGCCAGCCCGGGTCTCGGATCGACACCGCGGTGCTGGAGCTGGCGGTCGCCCTGAAGCGGGAGAACCCGGCCCGGACGGCCGCGCAGGTTGCCCGGATCCTGCGCGCGTCCTCGGGCTACTCGCCCTCGGAGTCCACGTTGCTGCGGCTCTTCCACCGCCGCGAGCTGATGGGCCCGGCCACCGGCGCCACTGGGGAGGTGTTCGGCCGGTTCGAGGCGCCCGCACCGAACGAACGCTGGGTCGGTGATGCGCTGCACGGCCCGCGGGTTGGTGGCCGTAAGACCTACCTGTTCGCGTTTCTGGATGATCACTCCCGGTTGGTGACTGGTTACCGGTTCGGGTTCGCCGAGGACACCGTGCGGCTGGCTGCCGCGCTCGAACCGGCGCTGGCCGCCCGCGGCGTTCCTGGCTCGGTCTATGTCGACAACGGCTCCGCCTACGTCGACGCGTGGCTGCTGCGGGCCTGCGGCAAGCTCGGGATCCGGCTGACCCACTCCACCCCGCACCGCCCCCAGGGCCGCGGGAAGATCGAAAGGTTTTTCCGCACCGTCCGTGAGCAGTTCCTGGTTGAGGTGGCCGAGTCGAGCGCCGCCGACCTGGCCGAGCGTGGCTTGTCCCCGGCGGCCGCGCTGCTGGAGCTGAACGCGTTGTTCACTGCCTGGGTCGAGTCGGTCTACCACCACCAGGTGCACTCCGAGACCGGGCAGACGCCGTTGGCCCGCTGGAACGACGGGTGGCAGGCCGCCGGGCACGGACCATCCATGCCGGCAGCCGAGGCGTTGACCGAGGCGTTCTTGTGGTCTGAGCTGCGCACCGTCACCAAGACCGCGACCGTGTCCCTGCACGGCAACACCTATCAGGTCGAGGCCGCGCTGGTCGGACGCAAGGTCGAGCTGGTGTTCTCCCCGTTCAACCTTGAGGACATCGAGGTCCGCCATGGCGGGCGCTCCTACGGGCCCGCGGTGCCGCACGTGATCACCCGCCACGCCCACCCCAAAGTGCGTCCGGAGACGCCCGAGCCGGTCCCGGCCCCGGCCACCGGGATCGCCTACCTGCAGCTGGTCGCGCAGAGTCACCACGCCCAGGTCGCCGCCGACGAGAAGATCGGCTTCCACGCCCTCTACTCCACCGGACCCGAGGCCGCACCAGCGCAGCAGGTTCCCGGACAGATGTCCATCGACGATCTGACCGAGGAGGTCGAGCAGGACCAGGAGGTGAGCCGGTGA
- a CDS encoding histone-like nucleoid-structuring protein Lsr2 codes for MAQKVRTILVSDLTGKELGEDGQTVKFSFHGAEYEIDLSQEEADEFAAVLQKYTDAARRVGGRRQSGSSRGNAPSDREQLRKIREWANENGYKVSSRGRIPQEIQDAYHASN; via the coding sequence GTGGCACAGAAGGTGCGAACGATCCTTGTCTCAGACCTCACTGGCAAGGAGCTGGGCGAGGACGGCCAGACCGTCAAGTTCAGCTTCCACGGAGCCGAGTACGAGATCGACCTTTCGCAGGAAGAGGCGGACGAGTTCGCCGCCGTCTTGCAGAAGTACACGGACGCCGCCCGACGTGTCGGTGGCCGTCGCCAGTCGGGGAGCAGCCGTGGCAACGCTCCCTCAGACCGTGAGCAGCTGAGGAAGATCCGCGAGTGGGCGAACGAGAACGGCTACAAGGTGTCGAGCCGCGGCCGCATCCCCCAGGAGATCCAGGACGCCTACCACGCTTCCAACTGA